From the Motacilla alba alba isolate MOTALB_02 chromosome 1, Motacilla_alba_V1.0_pri, whole genome shotgun sequence genome, the window GGATCTGTaatgattttctttcctgtaagtATTCTATACAGCTCTTCATCTTTAAGGTACTTCAGACACCAATGCCTGTAgcattattaattaataatgttgtgtaatcaattaaaaatattttgtattcaaCTATATATACCTACGTGTGTACATATGTACTTATATATATTTGGCAATAGGAGTATTCAAGgccaaataaaaattactttgttgcACATAATTAAAATCTGAATGGTCAAAAACAATTGCTAGAAATTGTTAGAAATATGTTTTGCATTTGGAATCACACCATGTTTCAGTCTGGTAGTTCTGAAGTATTCTGAGAAGCAGATATTAActcaaaatactaaaaattctCCACATGTGAGAAACTTATTTTAACAACTCTCTTCATCAAACCCAGCATTTACATAGCAGCAGCTGATTCAAAACCAAATTTCCATAGAAAAGAGTCCAAATTCATTGGAAGCTCAATTTAAATATGAACCCAGACTTTTACAGggtttagaaaataaaatacaggtaTAGGGAGTAGTTTTATACTTGATCAACAGTCAATACAACTAAGaatgaaaaacacagaagcCCAACTTAGGACTCCAGTGGTGCTGTGAAAAACAGCTACATTTCAAGttaatcaaaattatttaataaacacTGGCAACTGAAAATCTCCtaaaaatggggaaaggaagggtAGCCAGAGTAAACCTACCAGGGTTAAGGAAAAGTCTCACATTGAAAAAGTGATTTCTCTTTGCCTAAGATTTTTAACTTGAAGCTATATtaatatgaaattatattttctgtaaaaagatAATGTTTGTTGCTTGGAAAGAAAAGTAGTAATGAATTCCTAGaaatacaatatattttttctttagaacaGCCCCACAAAAGTAGTGAAAATAAAGTTCAAAAACAGTAACAATGAGAAAGAATATAGTTATTCTACTTTATGTACAATTATTTGTATTTGCAGGAGACAAACTGGAATATATAACTAATCTGTTATATCTGTTTCCATATAAAGAGCAAAAGATTTTAAGAGAAtgaacagattatttttctcccctctttgtAAACTGCAATGGGACTTCTGGTAAAGATAATTCCTACAAAGAGTAAGGAAGGACTTAAATTGAATCAGAACACAAGAAGTAAATAAGTGCGTATATTTCCTTTCAAGAAAAATAGGGTAGCCAATCTGTGTGTAATGGCTGACCTTGCTCATGACAAGAACTTTAATGTGCAGTGGAATTCTGCATGAATTCTGCATGTATTCtgaagggattaaaaaaacagCTACCAGGGCAAAGTACACCTTGTGTTTCCCCATCCTACTAATACTATGTCCAACAAAAGACTACCAAGTGGAACACAGAAGGCTTGTAAGAGAATTAAGCAATTAATTCATAGGAGAAAATAACAAATTGAAGGTTCACATAGGGGGAAATAGAGCAACTTGGATCTAGCATCTAGGCAGTAAATCTCAgtatatttcaaaaaataaaagtgaactATCCCTGCTAAACCATATGTTTCACTGACTAGCACACAAGACTGATGATTCCCCCAGCACACCAGAAATTTTGATTCCCATTCAGATATTCAAGGACCTTAACGGTGTACAtttcagtaaggaaaaaaaaaaaaaccaaacaaaatcagatAAACCCAAAATAACCAGCATAGGATGGAGAAATATGGAGAAATTATATTAAGTTTTTCTATACCATTGAACCCCTAcacatcatttttttaaaaatggtagACATGCAATCCATCATTCTTCAATGATAAtaacaaacaacaaaagcattcaaagtgaaaaaacaacGTTCTTATACTTTATTCTGTATGTTTCTATGGCACTACTATTACTGCTTTGTCAGCTTGGAAATGTTCCACAGTAAGCAGCCTATAGCAGAAAAGCAGGTCTAAGAACTAATTAGAACTATACCTGAACAAGTCTCAAAGAAGAGAGTCTAGCTTCTGGATTTCAGCaatgaaaaagtaaagaagTGAACATGCATCAggtatgagaaaaaaaaattaatggttaataaataaaaagatggAATGAAAGACACATGAACAACACTAAGTTAAATTAGCATGATCTACAATTACCTAGGTATGAACACAGAACAGCCAGATGAACACATTTACTAGCAGAACATGAAGTCACAGTAGGTTACAACATCAACATGCCAAACCAAACGGAAAGAGCAGCTAACATCATCCTACTGCACACTTAGAACAACTAGCTAAAACTACATGCTAAGCATGCTAAAAAATACCTTCTAGAAGCTTAGAGGAACGGGAGGTTTCTGAGGCACAGCCTACCATGCTGGCACTTTGGCCAAAGGAGTTGGATGTGCTTACCTCCTGTAAAAGATCTGCTTGTTCGATGGctttaagaacatttttcttggaTGTCTCCTGAACTTCCCCTCCTAAAAGGAACTCATCCAAAATGAAATAGGCTTTCTCAAAATTGAAGATGATATCAAGTTCACAGACCTAAAAAGAACATCAAGCATTATTGCAAAGTGGGAGGATACTCTCACTTGAGGTATATCCTCTCACAGCTTCACCAAACTTTACCAAATCTAGGTGTTAGCCTAAGGCTGTAACCTTGTAAGGACTGGCacaataataaaaatcacactttggaggaaagaaaacagatttttttcttcagttaaaaaCAGCTACAGCAAACTCTGAAGAAAGCTTTCACTGTTAAAAAGGCTCCAATTCACAGCAGTCTGTAAGGCACAGCTCCTCAAGACACAAGAGAACATTCCCCATAAAAGTTCTCTTGTTGCCTGCAGTATGCAAATCTTACAGaaagatatgaaaataaataatctcagattatttatttgttgCCTGCAGCTCACGCAATCTTACAGaaagatatgaaaataaataatctcaGATTTCTTGCTCAGTCTGTGCATTTCAGAGTCAGAAGGACTACAAAGGGAGGCAGAATGAGCAGCAGTTTTTCTAGGAGTGTTCATGTACATTACTGCAGCAGTTTGTGTTTGCTGTCTGGGTAAGCAGATGTCCCTCTCGTCTTTCCTCACCATTCCTGCCACTTCACAACCAACTGCCTCCTTTGGAAGCAGATGTAAGAGGTCACACtagagcagtgccagggagaagaaaagcttCCTCCTAAGAGTAAGATTTTATCCTACCCCAAGTGAAACTACCATGAAATTAAACACAGGCAATTAATGCTAGATTAATAACAGTTCTTCTACAAatcaataatttaattttgtattttaatagaGGCAACCATCAGTTTGACCAAGCAAGCCACACAGAAGTATTAAATAAACCTTTTCAATTACTAGTTGGTTATGCTCTTGTAAAAATTCTGTGGGCAtaaaaagaaatgacaaaatatAAAGAAACTAACTCACACTGCCAAAATACTTGTCAAGAAGTTCTACATAGCGATGAATTATTTCCAGAGTTATTAGTTCATTGTCCTGATCTTCAATAGCACAGCAGAAATAGAGGCTTGCATATCTGTAATAACAAAATAATCCTGATGTTAGCATACGAGCATAAGCAAAGGGAATGCACTTGAGGAGTATCACATTCTCAGCAGTCCTTCATACTCAAGTTCAGCATATTGGTACTCCCAATCACAACCAAGCAAGTCCTACCCAAGAATGGCTGAAAGACCAGAagacacacacatgcacatggGAGTTCCATCTCTGAGTGAAGCATGACTTCACTCTTTGCCATCCTTTACCTGACAGAACTGAAATAGCCAAAGAGGTGGCTGGAAAACTAAATCTATTTGATTTTGTGGCATCATGGCAGAGTTCTGAGATGACATaccttctcttctctctgtaGCATCCATACACAAGCATATTAACCAACTGATTCCATGTTAAACATTCACCATGTGAGCTATACTCAGATAAtaaaaaacatagaaaatgcCTCAAGAAAGACAGACTGAATTAGCAACTAGGGTTTGGTCTTTatagagaattttaaaaattaaaaaactccaaaaccaaCACCAGTGTCATCCACCCCAACTACTACTAAGTCAACAATGCAATCCCTACTAACTGTCCTAGCATCAGACTGATGAGAGGCCATCAAATAGCTTCTAGCAATCCACTTCCATCTTGAAAGACAGGGAAGTCATAACTTCACATATAATCAATCGAGTTCCACTTTAACAAAAAGACTATCCAATTCTACTGTGCTCTATTATACTTTTGTTCAAGCCATGTTTAAAgaaatctgattaaaaaaacaaacaaacaaaaaaacaccaccaaagcAGGGATGAAAGCTGAAAAGCCCATTTAGTCTTTTCTAACATGCCAAAACCATATGCCTTTTCAGTCACACATGGCACAAAC encodes:
- the AP1S2 gene encoding AP-1 complex subunit sigma-2 isoform X5, whose product is MQFMLLFSRQGKLRLQKWYVPLSDKEKKKITRELVQTVLARKPKMCSFLEWRDLKIVYKRYASLYFCCAIEDQDNELITLEIIHRYVELLDKYFGSVCELDIIFNFEKAYFILDEFLLGGEVQETSKKNVLKAIEQADLLQEKLDSLL
- the AP1S2 gene encoding AP-1 complex subunit sigma-2 isoform X4, giving the protein MQFMLLFSRQGKLRLQKWYVPLSDKEKKKITRELVQTVLARKPKMCSFLEWRDLKIVYKRYASLYFCCAIEDQDNELITLEIIHRYVELLDKYFGSVCELDIIFNFEKAYFILDEFLLGGEVQETSKKNVLKAIEQADLLQEPRHEYFNVPVY
- the AP1S2 gene encoding AP-1 complex subunit sigma-2 isoform X3; translated protein: MQFMLLFSRQGKLRLQKWYVPLSDKEKKKITRELVQTVLARKPKMCSFLEWRDLKIVYKRYASLYFCCAIEDQDNELITLEIIHRYVELLDKYFGSVCELDIIFNFEKAYFILDEFLLGGEVQETSKKNVLKAIEQADLLQESQNEDWGGLSEDIL
- the AP1S2 gene encoding AP-1 complex subunit sigma-2 isoform X2 — translated: MQFMLLFSRQGKLRLQKWYVPLSDKEKKKITRELVQTVLARKPKMCSFLEWRDLKIVYKRYASLYFCCAIEDQDNELITLEIIHRYVELLDKYFGSVCELDIIFNFEKAYFILDEFLLGGEVQETSKKNVLKAIEQADLLQEEAETPRSVLEEIGLT
- the AP1S2 gene encoding AP-1 complex subunit sigma-2 isoform X1 is translated as MQFMLLFSRQGKLRLQKWYVPLSDKEKKKITRELVQTVLARKPKMCSFLEWRDLKIVYKRYASLYFCCAIEDQDNELITLEIIHRYVELLDKYFGSVCELDIIFNFEKAYFILDEFLLGGEVQETSKKNVLKAIEQADLLQEDAKEAETPRSVLEEIGLT